The Pseudomonas fragi DNA window TTCATGCTTGAGGTAATCAAACATGGCTTGCGGGCTGTCGCTGAAACCTGCGGCCTGCTGGTGCTGCGTGCCGCCACCGGCGTACACCACCCCTCCGCTCTTGGCACTGGCACCGCCGCCTATGAAGCGGTCGGCAACCATCACCCGGGCGCCAGTACTGCTGGCCTCCAGCGCAGCACAGGCACCCGCCGCGCCCCAGCCGATCACCAGTACATCGCAGGTGTCATGCCAGTCCCGGGCGCTGAGGCGATCAGCGTGCAGGGGCGCGAGGATCTTGCTGTTGCTGGCGGTTTTTGTGCTCCGGCTCATGACAGCACCCGCACCTTGGCACTGGCCGGTGCCGACACAGCACTGGCGATATGGTTGGCGGCGATATAGCCGAAGGTCATGGCCGGGCCCAGGGTGCCACCGGCACCGGGGTAACTGGTGCCCATCACCGACGCCGAGCAGTTGCCGATGGCATAGAGGCCGGGGATCGGCTGACCGTCTTCGCGCACCACCTGAGCATGACGGTTGGTCAACAGTCCGCCCTTGGTGCCGATATCACCGGCATCCAGGCGCATGGCGTAATACGGGCCTTTGCGCAACGGTGCCAGGCACGGGTTGGGTTTGACATTGCTGTCGCCGTAGTAACGGTCGAACACATTGGCGCCGCGCTCAAAGTCCAGATCGACACCGCTTTGCGCGTAGCCGTTGACCTTTTGCACGGTGTTGGCCAGCCCCTGGGCATCGACGCCGATCTGCATGGCCAGCGCCTCCAGGCTATCGGCCTTCCAGTACACCGTGTTGAGCCATTCCTTGCGCAGACGGCTGTCGGGAACCACCTGGGCCGGCATCAACGGGCCCATCGCGTAGGTATGCCGGAAGTGGCCGTCGAAGATCACCCACGACGGTACCGAGCGGCCATCGGTTTTCTGGTTGTCCTGGTACATGGCATCGACAAATTCCAGGTACGGCGCGGCTTCGTTGACAAAGCGACGGCCCAGGCTGTTGACCACGATGGCCCCCGGGAATGCCCGCTCGGCAAATACGCCACGCGGTTTTTCTTCACCGGGCACGGCGATGGTCGGTGCCCACCAGGCCCAGTCCATCAGCGCGGTGGCGGCGCCAATGTGCATGCCAGCCTCAAGCGCTGCCCCGGTATTGTTGCCCGGTGGCGTGGCACTCCAGCTCGCGCGGGTGGGTTGCGGCAGGTACTTCTCACGCAGGGTCTGGTTTTGCTCAAAACCGCCGGAGCCGAAAATCACTGCACGCCGGGCCTTGAGTTCCAGCACCTTGCCGCCGGTAGAGACCTTGATCCCGCACACCCGGTCACCGTCGAGCAGCACATCCTGAAAGTCGGTGTTGAGCCACAGCGGCACGTTGCGGTCCATCAGCGAACGCCGCAACGACGCCACCAGCGAGCTGCCCAACGCGGCGCGGCGGTCGTATTTGCTTTTGCGTCGCCATTTGAAATCGAGCTTGTAGCGCGCCATCAACTTGAAAATCAGCCATTGCCAGCCAAAACTGCGCGCCATGGCCTTGTGCGCGTCACGGGCGGTCCAGGCAATGCGCCCCATCAACAGGGTGGAGGGTGAAGGCTTGCGCAGGTTGGGCAGTTCTTCAGCCAGCAGGCTGGTGTCGAACAGCTCCGGGTCCAGCGTGCGACCGCCAGGCAAGGCGCCGGGCAGTTGCGGGTAGTAATCGGGGTATTTGGCCGCCACGGCATAGCGCACATGGCTACTGGCTGTGAGCTTTTTGATCATCGGCGCGGCGTTGTCCAGATACGCCTGCAGGCGCTGCGGGTCACCGTGTTCACCGGTTGCAGCCTTGAGGTACTGCATGGACAGTTCCGGGCTGTCCTGGCCGCCGATTGCGGCGAAGTAATGGTTATTGGGGATCCAGATACCGCCGCCGGAAATGGCCGAGGTCCCGCCGTATTTATCACTTTTTTCGACAATCAGAACCGACAGGCCCTGATCAGCCGCAAACAGGGCCGAGGTCATGGCGCCGGCACCGGAGCCGACAACAATTACGTCATAGCTGGACTGAGACTGATCGTGAGCCGTCATTATTGTTATGCCTTGCGCTGAGGTCAGAGGTTTGAAGGTGGATCAGGTCAAACAAACGGGTCTGCGTTGGGCAGGCCCAGTTGCACCAGGCCGTAACTGCGACGGTAGGCCGCCTCGTTATTGGCGATATGCCCGCGGGCCTGGTGCAGGTCGCGGAAGAACCGCGCCACCGGGTTGGTGTGGTACAGGCCAGAGGCGGCCATGCAGCGCAGCAGGTCACTGACCCGGTCGGCACACACATTGGTCACATGAGAGGACTGGTAGCGGTACAGCAAGCGGGTTTCCACATCCGGGTATCCCCCGGCGGCGGCCAGCGCCATCAGGTTGGCGTAATTGCGCATCAGCACCAGCTTGAGCGAGTCGACGGTGATGATGGCTTCGGCCACGGCGGCCTGTGCCGCAGGGTCTTCGGCGGTTTTGGCACCGTGCTTGCCGATATGCTTGGCCGCGTTGTCACGGAATTCGTTGATGGCGCCTTGCAGGGCGCCCAGGGCCGATGTCGAGACGGCGCGGGCAAACACCTGGGCAAACGGGATGGCGTACATCGGATTGGTGTTGACCAACCGCCCCGGTGTGGCTTCGATGCTGTAGTTGTTGGTGCGCTGCACGCGATGGGCCGGGACAAAGGCGTCTTCGACGACGATATCGTGGCTGCCACTGCCGCGCAGGCCCAACACGTCCCAGTTCTGTTCAATGCGGTAGTCGCTGGCCGGGATCAGGAAAGTGCCGTGTTCGGTGGGGCCGGTTTCGTCTTGCGGCACAATGCCGCCGAGCAGGCACCATTGGGCATGCTGGCTGCCACTGGAGAACCCCCAGCGCCCGCTGACCTGATAGCCACCCTTGACCGGGGTGACCTTGGCCACCGGCATATAGGTGGAGGCCACCAGCACCGAGCTGTCTTCGCCCCACACATCGCGCTGGGCCTCAACCGGGTAGCGAGCCAGCTGCCACGGGTGTACGCCGACCACGCCGAAGACCCAGGCAGTGGACATGCAGCCTTCGGCCAAGGTCATTTGAATCTCGAAAAAAGTGCGCAGATCGACTTCATGGCCGCCCCACATTTTCGGTTGCAGGGCGCGAAACAAACCGGCTTCCTGCATGTCACGAATGGTTTCGTCGGGCAGCTTGCAATCCTTGTCCGCCTGGGCTGAACGGCTTTTGAGTGCGGGGATCAGGTCACGCGCACGTTGCAGCAGCTCAAGCTCAATCGGACTTTTCTCTCGTATCTGATCCATCCGTGTGTTCTCCGTCAGTCTCTCGCTGCGCGAATGCGCGGGCGGTGTGTGACGAATAATCCCGCCAGCGGGGTTGGCGATCATCGTCAAAGCGGACTAGTCGCCAGATCGCGGTGAGGTTGACCCTCTCCCTGGGGGCGAGGGTCAGGCTGAGGGCGCGTTTAAACCACCGGCAACTTGGCAAACGGCCGGTCCTGCTCGATCTGCGCCCCCAGGCGCAGCAACACGTCTTCACCGCCCAGTGGCGCCGTAAACATCATGCCAATGGGCAGACCGCTGTCGCTCATGCCCACCGGCAATGACAATGCAGGCTGCCCGCTGACATTGGCCAGCACGGTAAAGGCCGCGCTGCCCATCGCGTTATGGGCGTAGCTGTCCCAGGGCTGATCGAGGCTCAGCAGGCCCAGATCGGGGGTGACATTGGCCGTCACCGGCGACAGGATCACATCAAAGGCCTGGAACTGATCTTCCATATAACCGCCAATGCCTTCGAACGACTGGCGCGCCCGGTACAAGCCCTCCCCCGTGACCTTTTGCGCATTGCCCAGCACCACCTGGGTGATGCGCTCATAGTCATCGGCCGTGGCACTGCGGCCCAGTACCTGTTCGCGGTCGCGCACCATGGTCAGCAGGGCATCGCCAATCACCGCACCGTGGGCACCGAACAGCTGGCGCGGGTCGATATTCAGGCGCAGCTCTTGCACCTCATGGCCCTGGGCGGCCAGGCGCCGGGCGGTGTCGTCCAGTACCCTGGCCACGGCCGGGTCCAATGGCGCGCCGGTCAACGAGTCACGCACCAGGCCGATGCGCAAACGACCGGGAGCAGCACGCAACTCTTCAACATACGGGCGCACCAGCGGCTTGGCCCAGTACGGACTGCCCGCCTCATGCCCCTGCCCCACATCCATAAACAGCGCCATATCGCGCAGATTGCGCGACACCACATTGGCCACGCTGGCACCAAACCAGCCTTCGTATTTGCCCGGGCCGCTGGGGGTGCGGTAGCGCGTGGGCTTGAGCCCGACCAGGCCGCAGTAGGACGCCGGGATACGGATCGAACCACCGCCGTCAGTGGCATGGGCCACCGGCACAATACCTGCGGCCACCGCCGAAGCCGCACCCCCGGACGAGCCGCCGGCGCTTTTGCCCAGGTTCCAGGGGTTGCGGGTCTGCCCCCAGAGCAAAGATTCGGTGGTGGTGGTCAGGCCGAATTCCGGGCAAGTGGTCTTGCCAAACGGTACGGCACCGGCCGCCTGATAACGGGCAATCAGGGTGCTGGTGTGGGGCGCTGGCGGCGCGTCCTTGTACAGGCGGCAGCCGTTGCTGGTGGGGGTGCCTTGCAGGTAGGTGTTGAGGTCCTTGATCAGGATCGGCACCCCGGCCAGGGCGCCGCTGCTGGCCACGCCAGCGGTACTGCGGGCCTTGAGCAATGCCTGGGCATAATCGTCGTGGCGCATATTGACGGCATTGACCTTGGGGTTGACCGCATCACAGCGGGCCATAGCCGCAGCCAGCAGGTGCTCGGGTCTCAGCTCACCCTTTTGCACGGCGCGGGCCATGTCCGTGGCATCCATTGCCAGATACTCGGCGGGTGAAATGGCTGTGCTACTGGCGGCATTGGCAAACCGTCCCAGCAGGCCCGCGCCCACGGCCAGGGCGCCAGCCTTGAGCACATGGCGACGGGGCCAGCCGGCAGGTTGTTCAGGTGTTTCGGCAGGGTTTGGCAAGGTCAATCTCCACAACAGTTATTGTTTTTATAAAACCATCTGTCTTGACCTGTGGGAGCGGACTTGCTCGCGATGCCATCGACGGGCTGATGCTGACAAACCGCGCCGCCTGCATCGCGAGCAAGCCCGCTCCCACAGTAGAAAGTTGAGGGGGATCAGTCGGCTGTGACCATCGCCTGCATGGTGGGCAAGAAGTGCTCGCCGTAAGGCGGCAGCAAGCCCCATTCGCGGCGTGGGTCATGGGCCGGGGCCTTGTACACGGTGCGCATATGGCTGAATTGCAGAAAGCCTTCACGGCCGTGGTAATGACCCATGCCCGAGGCGCCAATGCCGCCAAACGGCGCATCGTGCAAGGCCGCATGCATCATCACGTCGTTGATGCTGACCCCACCGGAAATCGTATGCTGCAGCACGTAGCGCTGCTCTTCTTCACTCTGGCCGAAGTAGTACAGCGCCAGCGGGCGCTCGCGCGAGTGGATGTCATCCAGTGCCCGCTCAAGGTGCTCATAAGGCAATAGCACCAGCGCCGGGCCGAAGATTTCTTCCTGCAGGATGCGGCTGTCGCGAGGTGGCTTGATCACCACTTGCAGGGGGCGTCGACGTGAAGCGCCAGTGTCCAACTGCACTGGCGGGAAATGCTCGACCCGGGCACCCCGTTCGCGGGCGTCTTGCACATAACTTTCGATGCGCTGCAAATGCCGGTCATTGACCACCGCCACCACGTCCGGATTGTCTTGTGTGGTGGGCAGCAGCTCGCTGTAAGCCGCGCCCAGCAGAGCGAGAAAATCCTCCAGTTGCTCACGGGGCACATAGACCACGTCCGGGTTGATACAGATCTGCCCGCCGTTGTTGGCCTTGGCCACGGCAATGCTGAAGGCCGCCTTGGCCAGGTCGGCACTGCGGGAAATGATCACCGGGGACTTGCCCCCCAGCTCCAGGGTCAGGGGCACCAGGTTCTCGGCCGCATTGCGCATCACCGAGCGCGCGACTGCGGTGCTGCCGGTGAAGACCAGATGGTCGAAAGGTTGTGCGGTAAACACCTGCGCCAACTGCGCATCACCGTTGACCACCGCGACCTCCAGCGGGTCGAACAACTCGGCAAACGCCTGGGCCAGCACCTGCGCCGTGCGCGGCACCACTTCCGAGGGCTTGAGGATCGCCCGGTTGCCCGCCGCCAATACGCAGGCCAACGGACTGAGCAAGGTGAACAACGGTGCATTCCAGGTACCCAGAATGCCGATGGAGCCTTTGGGCTGGTGCATGACCCAGGCCTTGGCGCCCAGCTGATCATAGGGCGCGAACACTTGGCGTGGCTCGTCTTCGAGCCAATGGCCGAGATGGTCGCGGGCGTATTTGAGCGATGCCAGTGAACCCAGCACATCATTCATCAAGGAAAAGCCCTGGGGCCTGCCGCCAAAATCGGCGTCCATCGCCTCGACCAAGGGTTGCTGAAAACGCACCAGCAGCT harbors:
- a CDS encoding FAD-binding protein, with product MTAHDQSQSSYDVIVVGSGAGAMTSALFAADQGLSVLIVEKSDKYGGTSAISGGGIWIPNNHYFAAIGGQDSPELSMQYLKAATGEHGDPQRLQAYLDNAAPMIKKLTASSHVRYAVAAKYPDYYPQLPGALPGGRTLDPELFDTSLLAEELPNLRKPSPSTLLMGRIAWTARDAHKAMARSFGWQWLIFKLMARYKLDFKWRRKSKYDRRAALGSSLVASLRRSLMDRNVPLWLNTDFQDVLLDGDRVCGIKVSTGGKVLELKARRAVIFGSGGFEQNQTLREKYLPQPTRASWSATPPGNNTGAALEAGMHIGAATALMDWAWWAPTIAVPGEEKPRGVFAERAFPGAIVVNSLGRRFVNEAAPYLEFVDAMYQDNQKTDGRSVPSWVIFDGHFRHTYAMGPLMPAQVVPDSRLRKEWLNTVYWKADSLEALAMQIGVDAQGLANTVQKVNGYAQSGVDLDFERGANVFDRYYGDSNVKPNPCLAPLRKGPYYAMRLDAGDIGTKGGLLTNRHAQVVREDGQPIPGLYAIGNCSASVMGTSYPGAGGTLGPAMTFGYIAANHIASAVSAPASAKVRVLS
- a CDS encoding acyl-CoA dehydrogenase family protein, whose amino-acid sequence is MDQIREKSPIELELLQRARDLIPALKSRSAQADKDCKLPDETIRDMQEAGLFRALQPKMWGGHEVDLRTFFEIQMTLAEGCMSTAWVFGVVGVHPWQLARYPVEAQRDVWGEDSSVLVASTYMPVAKVTPVKGGYQVSGRWGFSSGSQHAQWCLLGGIVPQDETGPTEHGTFLIPASDYRIEQNWDVLGLRGSGSHDIVVEDAFVPAHRVQRTNNYSIEATPGRLVNTNPMYAIPFAQVFARAVSTSALGALQGAINEFRDNAAKHIGKHGAKTAEDPAAQAAVAEAIITVDSLKLVLMRNYANLMALAAAGGYPDVETRLLYRYQSSHVTNVCADRVSDLLRCMAASGLYHTNPVARFFRDLHQARGHIANNEAAYRRSYGLVQLGLPNADPFV
- a CDS encoding amidase — encoded protein: MPNPAETPEQPAGWPRRHVLKAGALAVGAGLLGRFANAASSTAISPAEYLAMDATDMARAVQKGELRPEHLLAAAMARCDAVNPKVNAVNMRHDDYAQALLKARSTAGVASSGALAGVPILIKDLNTYLQGTPTSNGCRLYKDAPPAPHTSTLIARYQAAGAVPFGKTTCPEFGLTTTTESLLWGQTRNPWNLGKSAGGSSGGAASAVAAGIVPVAHATDGGGSIRIPASYCGLVGLKPTRYRTPSGPGKYEGWFGASVANVVSRNLRDMALFMDVGQGHEAGSPYWAKPLVRPYVEELRAAPGRLRIGLVRDSLTGAPLDPAVARVLDDTARRLAAQGHEVQELRLNIDPRQLFGAHGAVIGDALLTMVRDREQVLGRSATADDYERITQVVLGNAQKVTGEGLYRARQSFEGIGGYMEDQFQAFDVILSPVTANVTPDLGLLSLDQPWDSYAHNAMGSAAFTVLANVSGQPALSLPVGMSDSGLPIGMMFTAPLGGEDVLLRLGAQIEQDRPFAKLPVV
- a CDS encoding coniferyl aldehyde dehydrogenase codes for the protein MTFSSTAPEQLSSLLAAQKKAFIAAGPVSAEQRRERIQRVIELLVRFQQPLVEAMDADFGGRPQGFSLMNDVLGSLASLKYARDHLGHWLEDEPRQVFAPYDQLGAKAWVMHQPKGSIGILGTWNAPLFTLLSPLACVLAAGNRAILKPSEVVPRTAQVLAQAFAELFDPLEVAVVNGDAQLAQVFTAQPFDHLVFTGSTAVARSVMRNAAENLVPLTLELGGKSPVIISRSADLAKAAFSIAVAKANNGGQICINPDVVYVPREQLEDFLALLGAAYSELLPTTQDNPDVVAVVNDRHLQRIESYVQDARERGARVEHFPPVQLDTGASRRRPLQVVIKPPRDSRILQEEIFGPALVLLPYEHLERALDDIHSRERPLALYYFGQSEEEQRYVLQHTISGGVSINDVMMHAALHDAPFGGIGASGMGHYHGREGFLQFSHMRTVYKAPAHDPRREWGLLPPYGEHFLPTMQAMVTAD